From Pantoea vagans:
GCACCCACATCGCTTCGCACAGGCTGTAACTGGCCTGGAAGATCACCAGACAGGTGACGACCATCAGCAGATCGCTGACGCGCAGCATCAGGCGCTGCCGGGCAGGCGACAGGCGGTCAGTGACCATCGACACGCAGATATGGGTTCCGGCGCGCAGACCCACCGGTGCGCCAATAAAGGTAAAAATAATCATGCAGATAATGGCAACCGGCTCCGGCCACGAGAGCGCGCCGTTCATCACGTAACGGGCGAAGATCCCAATCGGGATCACCGTCACCATGATCAACAGCGCCATGGCGGCCACCAGCATGCAGAGCAGATAAAGCCCATCCATCAGACGCGTATAAGCAGACATAATTGATACCTGATTAAATACGCCACACGGCAGCGTGGCGCGGGAAGGGTTATTTCACCTCAGCGATCCGGGTCATCAGATCCTGATATTTGCCGCCAAACTGATCGCGCACCGGCTGAGTCGCTTTGACGAAATAGTCACGGTCGGTCTGCTGGAAGGTGACGCCGCCCGCCTTCATTTTGGCGATCGACTCTTCGGTATAGGTCGCCCAGAGATGGCGCTCCTCATCCTGTGCCTCTTTGCCAAGCTTTTTCAGCAGGGCCTGATCGTCGGGTTTCAGGCGATCCCAGGCGCGTTTTGAAAACAGGATCATCTCTGGCTGGATAAAGTGGCCGCTGAGGGTGTAATACTTCGCGACCGGCATATAGTTATGGGCGACAAAGGTTGGTGGGTTGTTTTCGGTGCCATCAACCACGCCGGTCTGCATCGCACTGAACACTTCACTGACGCCCATTGCCACCGGATTGGCGCCCATCGCTTTCAGCGTCGCCAGCGAGATGGCGCTGTTCTGCACCCGGATTTTCATGCCCCTGAGATCGTCCGGCTTCGCCAGCGGCTTTTTGGTGATCATGTTGCGCTCACCGGCATCGGTCCAGCCCAGGAACACCATGCGGGCGTTGGGATCGTTATCGAATTTGTCGGCAATCTCGCGGCCTATCTCGCCATCCAGCACGTTGTGCATGTGATTAACGTCGCGGAAAATGTAGGGCAGGGTCAGCACGCTGGTTTCCGGGGCAATCGAGGTGACCGGGGCCAGCGAGACGCGGATCATATCAATAGCCCCCAGTTGCACCTGTTGCAGCGTCTGATCTTCATCACCCAGCACGCCACCGGCGTAGAGCTTCATCTCCAGCCGCCCATCGGTGGCCTGTTTCAGTTTGTCGCCCATGTGTTGCAGAGCGACCACAGTGGGATAACCGGCAGGCTGCACTTCAGCCACCTTAATCACCTGTGCCGTGGCGGTGGCGCTCGCTATCATCGCCGCCAGGGCACTGGCCACGCATGTTTTCATCATTCTCATTATATTGTCTCCCGCAGAGGTAAGACGGCCTGCGGTCAGGGCTAACCGCAGAGGGCCGTAAGGAGCCAGCATAGTGAAAACGTGTCTGAGTAAAATGCAGCAATGCTGATTGAATGAATTCCGTCACATTTTGAAACGTTGTTTTAATAAATTTTCATACAGCTTCACATTTTCGAAACATCCTCACAAACCGTGCCTGAACCCGCTCAACAACAGGTCAATAGCGCTGAGCAGCTTTGTAAATAGTAATGAGAACGACTATCAATTCGCCGGCGTTTTGCTATTATTTGCGCTTGTTTCGCATCCCTGAATCAGAAGTTGGAGAAGCAGCGTGGTAGCCAGTGATTTGATGCAAACGGACCTCTCCGTTTGGGGCATGTATCAACATGCCGATATCGTGGTAAAGGTGGTCATGATTGGCCTGTTATTGGCCTCAGTGGTGACCTGGGCGATCTTCTTCGGCAAATATGCCGAACTCAGCGCGGCTAAGCGTCGCCTGAAGCGTGAGCAACTGGCACTGGGCGAAGCCCGCAATCTGAATGACGCCGCCCGCATTGCCAAAGCCTTTACCGGGCACAGCCACTCTGTGATGCTGTTGAACGATGCGCAGAATGAACTTGAACTGTCGGCTGGCGTGGAAGATACCAACGGCATTAAAGATCGCACCAGTTTCCGCCTCGAGCGCCGTGTAGCCGCCTTCAGCCGTCATGCGGGTCGTGGCAACGGTTTCCTGGCGACCATCGGTTCTGTCGCTCCGTTTATCGGCCTGTTCGGCACCGTCTGGGGCATCATGAACAGCTTTATCGGCATCGCGAAAACCCAGACCACCAACCTTGCGGTGGTGGCACCGGGTATTGCCGAAGCGCTGCTGGCGACCGCGATTGGTCTGGTTGCTGCGATCCCGGCCGTCGTCATCTATAACGTTTTTGCCCGCATGATTGCCAACTACAAAGCCTCGCTGGGTGATGTCGCCGCGCAGGTGATGCTGCTGCAGAGTCGTGATATCGATCTGGGCACCGTCGCCACAGAGGTTCCGCGTCCTGCGACCGCCCAGAAACTGCGCTTAGGGTAAGTTGTTATGGCCATGCGATTAAACGACGATCTGGAAACCGATGGTGAAATGCATGAGATCAACGTGACGCCGTTTATCGACGTCATGCTGGTGCTGCTGATCATCTTTATGGTGGCCGCGCCACTGGCTACGGTCGATGTGCGCGTTAATCTGCCTGCTTCCACCAGCGCGCCGCAACCGCGTCCGGAAAAGCCGGTCTATCTGTCGATTAAAGCAGATAAGCAGCTTTACGTGGGTAACGATCAGGTCACCCCGGACTCGCTGGTTAACGTGCTGACCAGCCAGACGCAGGGCAACAAAGAGACCACCATTTTCTTCCAGGCAGACAAGTCGGTAGATTATGAAACGCTGATGAGCGTGATGGATAAGCTGCGCACGGCGGGCTACCTGAAAATCGGTCTGATGGGCATGGAAACCGTGAAGAAATAGCGGGTTATCCGGCAACATGAAAAGGCGACTGTTAAGGTCGCCTTTTTTTATGGCGGCTCTTCAGCCAGATAAAATCAGGCAGATCAGCACCAGAGCTGATCACTTATGCTGGCTGATCTGAATTGTTAATTGCTTGTTACTTATGTACACAGAATTGTAAAGTGCAATGGTGAGCCAGGTCACATTAATCTCGCCTCAGGCAGGCTAAAACGGCTAAAAAACAACAGGAAGCCGTTATGAGTCACACCCCGTCTTTACAAAAGCCGCCGAAAAGTGCTGCCCGAACCATCTTTAACGTCACCAGTGGTAACTTTCTGGAGATGTACGATTTTATGGTGTTTGGCTATTACGCCACCGCCATTGCCAAAACCTTCTTTCCCGGTGATGACCCGTTTGCTTCCCTGATGCTCACCCTGATGACCTTTGGTGCCGGCTTCCTGATGCGCCCGCTGGGGGCGATCATTCTGGGTGCCTACATCGACCATCATGGTCGTCGTAAAGGCTTATTACTGACGCTGGGCTTAATGGCGATTGGTACCCTGACCATTGCGCTGGTACCAGGCTACGCCACGCTGGGCGCGGCGGCACCGATTCTGATTCTGCTGGGACGCCTGTTGCAGGGCTTCTCGGCAGGCGTCGAGCTGGGTGGCGTATCGGTCTATCTGGCGGAAGTCGCGCCAAAAGGTCGCAAAGGCTTTTTCGTCAGCTGGCAGTCCGGCAGTCAGCAGATTGCGGTGATTTTTGCCGCCCTGCTGGGCCTGATGCTGAATCATCTGCTGGCGAAAGAGGCGGTGACGGAGTGGGGCTGGCGTATCCCGTTTGTGGTCGGCTGCCTGATTGTGCCGTTCCTGTTCTACATTCGCCGGATGCTGGAAGAGACCGAAGCGTTCAGCAAACGTAAACATCATCCGAGCATGACGGAAATTATGCGGTCAGTTGCCAGCAACTGGGCGCTGGTGCTGGCGGGCATGCTGATGGTGGTCACCACCACGGTGATGTTCTACATGATCACTGCCTTTACCCCGACCTTTGGTAAAACCGTGCTGATGATGAGCGATAAGCAGGCGTTTCTGGTCACCCTCTGCGTGGGTGTCTCAAACCTCTTCTGGCTGCCGCTGATGGGCGCGCTGTCGGACCGCGTCGGACGCCGTCCGCTGCTGATCATCTTTACCCTGCTGATGATTGTGACGACCTGGCCGGTGCTGCACTGGCTGGTGGGCTCGGCCAGCTTCGCCCATCTGCTGGAAGCGGAACTGTGGCTGTCGTTTCTTTATGCCAGTTACAACGGGGCGATGGTGGTGTATCTGGCGGAGATTATGCCTGCTGAGGTGCGCGCCGCCGGTTTCTCTATGGCCTACAGTCTGGCGACGGCGCTGTTTGGCGGCTTCACGCCGGCTATCTCCAGCTATCTGATCCACGCCACCGGTGATAAGGCGATGCCGGGCGTCTGGCTGACCTTTGCTGCCGTCTGCGGGCTGATCGGTACGCTGTTGATTGGCCGGATGGTGAAACAGTATCAGTTGCGCCACAGCGCGACGCCGGCCAGCGCTTCCCTCTAAAAAGACAAATCGACCACCACGCTGTCGCTGTAGTTACCGGCAGGCGGCGTGTTCTGCGTGGTCAGGATGCGCGCGGTGTAGTTAAAGCCGCGCGTCAGTCCATCCGTGGATACCGCCGTCGAGGTGGTACTGCTCCAGCGCTCCGTACCTGCCGGGCCCCAGCGATTGCTGGTGGTACTCTTATAAATCTCATAGCTCAGCCGATTCGTCCCGCTCGCCATATTCCTGACGCTGCTCACCGCATAGCTGCCATTGCTCAGTCCGACGGTATAGGTGCTGCCTTTACTGCACAATACGTTGATGGTCTGCGAGACGGTGGAAAAGCTGCCCACCAGCGGCGCGCTGCCAAAGCTGATATTGGGTGAGGTAATCGTCGTGCAGTCATTGGTCAGGATAGCGGTGATGTTAATCGGGATCACGCCGCTGCCGGTCTGCTCACTTAAGCAGAGATTTCCCACGCCGACGCTGGTGCAGATGCGATAGGTCACCGCCATGTTCAGCGTCACCTGATAGGTGCCGGCGGCGACGACCTGACCGGGAACGGTGCGCAGATAGACCGGAATGGCAAAGTTGAGGCTGCCCAGCAAACCCGCCAGGTTAATCAGAGTCTGCGATCCATAGACAAATGGCGTGCCACCGATGGTCAGTTCGGTGGCGCAGGCACTGTCAGTGCAGAGTTGCACCGGCACATTATCGCTGCCGGTGTCACCGCTACGCTTGAGGATGCCGCGCGTGCCGCTGACAGTGGTTGCGCCGGTCAGCTGAAAGGTTATCTGGTTATTGCCGAGCAGCGACAGCGACGAGCCGGAGCCACAGTTGACGTTGGCGTTGGTGGTGACCGAACTGACGGTGGTATTCGCCACAAAGGTGGTGACCGAACCAAAGCTTGCTGTGGAGGCGGGCAGGGTACAGGCGGCGTAGCTCAGTGACGGCAGTAGCAGCAACAGGCCAGCCAGTAACAGCGATCTCATCATAGTGGATTTCCGGACGTAAAAGGTTCAGCAGGCGCGGCGGCGCTGCCTGCAACAGGAGCCGGTAGCGCGCAGGTCAGAGGGCCATAGGTTTTCAGCGCCTGCGGCTGACCGCTGGCGATATGCAATTCGGTTTCGCAGCGGCGACCATCTGGCGTCACTACCTCGATCGGATTGCTGGCGGTAAGATCTTCCATCCAGACGATGCCATCCCAGCCGACATATCCGGTGGGATGGTCAGGCCGCTGCACCAGGCTTGAGACCGGCAGCGGCTGGCCCTGCGCATCAAC
This genomic window contains:
- the exbB gene encoding tol-pal system-associated acyl-CoA thioesterase, producing the protein MQTDLSVWGMYQHADIVVKVVMIGLLLASVVTWAIFFGKYAELSAAKRRLKREQLALGEARNLNDAARIAKAFTGHSHSVMLLNDAQNELELSAGVEDTNGIKDRTSFRLERRVAAFSRHAGRGNGFLATIGSVAPFIGLFGTVWGIMNSFIGIAKTQTTNLAVVAPGIAEALLATAIGLVAAIPAVVIYNVFARMIANYKASLGDVAAQVMLLQSRDIDLGTVATEVPRPATAQKLRLG
- the exbD gene encoding TonB system transport protein ExbD; its protein translation is MAMRLNDDLETDGEMHEINVTPFIDVMLVLLIIFMVAAPLATVDVRVNLPASTSAPQPRPEKPVYLSIKADKQLYVGNDQVTPDSLVNVLTSQTQGNKETTIFFQADKSVDYETLMSVMDKLRTAGYLKIGLMGMETVKK
- a CDS encoding TRAP transporter small permease — encoded protein: MSAYTRLMDGLYLLCMLVAAMALLIMVTVIPIGIFARYVMNGALSWPEPVAIICMIIFTFIGAPVGLRAGTHICVSMVTDRLSPARQRLMLRVSDLLMVVTCLVIFQASYSLCEAMWVQTLASLPAVTYGEMYLPIPIGAIFTLLFVIERLLSGDQSQRPIVTLGGTH
- a CDS encoding spore coat U domain-containing protein, with translation MMRSLLLAGLLLLLPSLSYAACTLPASTASFGSVTTFVANTTVSSVTTNANVNCGSGSSLSLLGNNQITFQLTGATTVSGTRGILKRSGDTGSDNVPVQLCTDSACATELTIGGTPFVYGSQTLINLAGLLGSLNFAIPVYLRTVPGQVVAAGTYQVTLNMAVTYRICTSVGVGNLCLSEQTGSGVIPINITAILTNDCTTITSPNISFGSAPLVGSFSTVSQTINVLCSKGSTYTVGLSNGSYAVSSVRNMASGTNRLSYEIYKSTTSNRWGPAGTERWSSTTSTAVSTDGLTRGFNYTARILTTQNTPPAGNYSDSVVVDLSF
- a CDS encoding MFS transporter; protein product: MSHTPSLQKPPKSAARTIFNVTSGNFLEMYDFMVFGYYATAIAKTFFPGDDPFASLMLTLMTFGAGFLMRPLGAIILGAYIDHHGRRKGLLLTLGLMAIGTLTIALVPGYATLGAAAPILILLGRLLQGFSAGVELGGVSVYLAEVAPKGRKGFFVSWQSGSQQIAVIFAALLGLMLNHLLAKEAVTEWGWRIPFVVGCLIVPFLFYIRRMLEETEAFSKRKHHPSMTEIMRSVASNWALVLAGMLMVVTTTVMFYMITAFTPTFGKTVLMMSDKQAFLVTLCVGVSNLFWLPLMGALSDRVGRRPLLIIFTLLMIVTTWPVLHWLVGSASFAHLLEAELWLSFLYASYNGAMVVYLAEIMPAEVRAAGFSMAYSLATALFGGFTPAISSYLIHATGDKAMPGVWLTFAAVCGLIGTLLIGRMVKQYQLRHSATPASASL
- a CDS encoding TRAP transporter substrate-binding protein, whose product is MRMMKTCVASALAAMIASATATAQVIKVAEVQPAGYPTVVALQHMGDKLKQATDGRLEMKLYAGGVLGDEDQTLQQVQLGAIDMIRVSLAPVTSIAPETSVLTLPYIFRDVNHMHNVLDGEIGREIADKFDNDPNARMVFLGWTDAGERNMITKKPLAKPDDLRGMKIRVQNSAISLATLKAMGANPVAMGVSEVFSAMQTGVVDGTENNPPTFVAHNYMPVAKYYTLSGHFIQPEMILFSKRAWDRLKPDDQALLKKLGKEAQDEERHLWATYTEESIAKMKAGGVTFQQTDRDYFVKATQPVRDQFGGKYQDLMTRIAEVK